In Campylobacter sp. VBCF_01 NA2, one DNA window encodes the following:
- a CDS encoding ABC-F family ATP-binding cassette domain-containing protein, producing MIEIKDLVMRFGKQLLFENVNLTLLKGHRYGLIGANGAGKSTLLKILSGEVEHSSGEIVVENGRKIGVLGQNQFAFEEFLVKDAVLYGNKRLYDAVKEKEKLYESPEFTDEINDRLAELEIICAEEDPNYEYETRIEKILSSLGFSEDEFGKKMSEIEASDKVKILLAQVLFPKPDILFLDEPTNNLDIDAIAWLEFELNRHEGTMVVISHDRHFLNRVCTDILDVDFKKVREFSGNYDDWFIAANLIKKQAEFERDKKVKEKAELEKFIARFSANASKAKQATSRQKLLDKIDISEIATSSRREPSILFKLGREIGNEILELSEIDKSFGEIKILQNFNLKLLKGDKIAVIGRNGVGKSTLCKIIVGEMAPDKGKVHVGATIEQGYFAQDTSSVVSGDAKLYDYLRDEKNKDLDEIRKCLGRMLFSGAEQEKSVGALSGGEKHRVMLSKLMLTKPNFLVLDEPNNHLDLEAIIALGEALYNFAGCVICVSHDRELIDAFANRILHLKGNGEIVDFRGTYEEYRASLGEE from the coding sequence ATGATAGAAATCAAAGATTTAGTAATGCGTTTTGGCAAACAGCTGCTGTTCGAAAATGTAAATTTGACGCTTTTAAAAGGCCATAGATACGGACTAATCGGCGCAAACGGCGCAGGTAAATCGACGCTACTTAAAATTTTAAGTGGCGAGGTCGAGCATAGTAGCGGCGAAATCGTCGTCGAAAACGGCCGCAAAATTGGCGTGCTCGGGCAAAATCAATTTGCGTTTGAGGAATTTTTGGTAAAAGACGCGGTTTTGTATGGCAACAAACGCCTTTACGACGCCGTCAAAGAAAAAGAAAAACTCTACGAAAGCCCTGAATTTACGGACGAAATCAACGACCGCTTGGCTGAGCTTGAAATCATCTGCGCCGAAGAGGATCCAAACTACGAGTATGAGACGAGAATCGAGAAAATTTTAAGCTCGCTGGGATTTAGTGAAGATGAATTTGGCAAAAAAATGAGTGAAATCGAGGCTAGCGACAAGGTTAAAATTTTACTAGCCCAGGTGCTGTTTCCTAAGCCTGATATTTTGTTTTTAGACGAGCCGACAAACAACCTTGACATCGACGCGATTGCGTGGTTGGAGTTCGAGCTAAACCGCCACGAGGGCACTATGGTCGTCATCAGCCACGATAGACACTTCCTAAACCGCGTCTGCACGGACATTTTGGATGTGGATTTCAAAAAGGTGCGCGAGTTTAGCGGGAATTACGACGACTGGTTTATCGCGGCAAATTTGATAAAAAAACAGGCTGAATTTGAGCGCGACAAAAAGGTTAAAGAAAAGGCGGAACTCGAAAAATTTATCGCCCGTTTTAGCGCAAACGCTAGCAAGGCCAAACAAGCCACAAGCCGTCAAAAACTGCTCGATAAAATCGACATTAGCGAGATTGCGACATCTTCTCGCAGGGAGCCAAGCATACTTTTTAAACTAGGGCGCGAGATTGGAAATGAGATTTTAGAGCTTAGCGAGATTGATAAGAGTTTCGGCGAGATTAAAATTTTGCAAAATTTCAATTTAAAGCTTTTAAAGGGCGATAAAATCGCCGTTATCGGGCGAAACGGCGTGGGTAAATCGACGCTGTGCAAGATCATCGTGGGCGAAATGGCGCCAGATAAGGGCAAGGTGCATGTGGGCGCGACTATCGAGCAAGGATACTTCGCGCAGGATACGAGCTCGGTGGTGAGTGGAGATGCGAAGCTGTATGATTATCTCAGAGATGAGAAAAACAAGGATTTAGACGAAATTCGCAAGTGCCTTGGGCGAATGCTTTTTAGCGGGGCCGAGCAAGAAAAAAGCGTGGGTGCGCTAAGTGGTGGCGAAAAACACCGCGTAATGCTAAGCAAACTAATGCTAACTAAGCCAAATTTTTTGGTGCTTGATGAGCCAAACAATCACCTTGATTTGGAGGCGATTATTGCTCTTGGCGAGGCGCTTTATAACTTCGCTGGGTGCGTGATTTGCGTGAGCCACGACCGCGAACTAATCGACGCTTTTGCGAATAGAATTTTGCACCTTAAAGGAAACGGCGAGATTGTGGATTTTCGTGGGACTTACGAAGAATACAGAGCGAGCCTGGGGGAAGAGTGA
- the thiS gene encoding sulfur carrier protein ThiS produces MIKVRVNGRECEFDADMSVEEFLLSQGFDLRFIAVEADGEILSKTLWKSSQISDFKIYEIVEFVGGG; encoded by the coding sequence ATGATAAAAGTGCGCGTAAATGGGCGTGAGTGCGAGTTTGACGCCGATATGAGCGTGGAAGAATTTTTGCTTTCGCAGGGGTTTGATTTGCGTTTTATCGCCGTGGAAGCCGACGGAGAGATTTTATCAAAAACGCTTTGGAAAAGTTCGCAAATTTCAGATTTTAAAATTTACGAAATAGTCGAATTTGTCGGTGGTGGGTGA
- the thiF gene encoding sulfur carrier protein ThiS adenylyltransferase ThiF — protein sequence MLNLKNESEFRAEIFARNPRGVSEILSRARVCILGAGGLGSNVAIMLTRAGVGEFLLVDFDIVEPSNLNRQHYFLKHLKMPKTMALKEQILEINPYAKVEILNEKITSENVREILRDEKIICECFDGAENKAMIANLSAEYRDKIFVCASGMAGLGEANFIQTRKFGANLYLCGDSTSGAGLENGLISARVMLCAARQANAMIMAILGGI from the coding sequence ATGCTGAATTTAAAAAACGAGAGCGAATTTAGGGCTGAAATTTTCGCGCGAAATCCGCGTGGCGTGAGCGAAATTTTATCACGCGCCAGGGTTTGCATACTAGGAGCTGGTGGGCTTGGCTCAAATGTCGCTATAATGCTTACTCGCGCTGGTGTGGGTGAGTTTTTGCTTGTAGATTTTGATATTGTCGAGCCGTCAAATTTAAATCGCCAACACTATTTCTTAAAACATCTGAAAATGCCAAAAACTATGGCTTTAAAAGAGCAAATTTTGGAAATCAACCCTTACGCAAAAGTGGAAATTTTAAACGAAAAAATCACTAGCGAAAATGTGCGTGAGATTTTACGGGACGAAAAAATCATCTGCGAGTGCTTCGACGGAGCCGAAAATAAGGCGATGATAGCGAATTTATCGGCTGAGTATAGGGATAAAATTTTCGTTTGCGCTTCTGGTATGGCGGGACTTGGGGAGGCAAATTTTATCCAAACTCGCAAATTTGGGGCAAATTTATATCTTTGTGGCGATAGCACAAGCGGTGCAGGGCTTGAAAATGGATTAATTTCTGCGCGAGTAATGCTATGCGCCGCCCGCCAAGCAAATGCCATGATAATGGCGATTTTAGGTGGAATTTAA
- a CDS encoding thiazole synthase, with product MDKLILGGKEFSSRFIMGSGKFDHEMIEACVHNAGCEIVTLALRRVSESKDRNILNFIPKSVTLLPNTSGARNADEAVRIAKLARELGCGDFVKIEIITDSKFLFPDNYETIKATEILANDGFIVLPYMHADLNVARSLKNAGAAAIMPLGAPIGSNRGLMMRDMIEILVGEVDLPIIVDAGIGRPSQACEAMEMGCAAVMVNTAIATSSDLVQMAKAFANAINAGRDAYNAKFGAVRNTAAASSPLTGFLRD from the coding sequence ATGGATAAGCTGATTTTAGGTGGCAAGGAATTTTCGTCTCGCTTCATAATGGGTTCTGGTAAATTCGACCATGAGATGATAGAAGCCTGTGTCCATAATGCTGGGTGTGAGATCGTAACCTTGGCACTTCGTAGAGTAAGTGAGAGCAAAGATAGAAATATTTTAAATTTCATACCAAAAAGCGTTACGCTTTTGCCAAATACAAGTGGTGCCAGAAACGCTGATGAAGCCGTGCGTATCGCAAAACTCGCCCGTGAGCTAGGCTGTGGGGATTTCGTTAAAATCGAGATTATCACAGATAGCAAATTTTTATTCCCCGATAATTACGAAACCATTAAAGCGACCGAAATTCTAGCAAATGACGGATTTATCGTGCTTCCGTATATGCATGCTGATTTAAATGTGGCTCGTAGCCTAAAAAATGCAGGAGCAGCCGCCATAATGCCGCTTGGTGCGCCCATTGGCTCAAATCGTGGGCTTATGATGAGAGATATGATTGAAATTTTAGTCGGCGAAGTGGATTTGCCGATCATAGTCGATGCAGGTATCGGTCGTCCGTCTCAGGCGTGTGAAGCCATGGAAATGGGGTGTGCGGCTGTCATGGTAAATACCGCAATCGCCACTTCTAGCGATTTAGTCCAAATGGCAAAAGCCTTTGCAAATGCGATAAATGCAGGGCGAGACGCCTATAATGCCAAATTTGGCGCAGTGCGAAATACTGCCGCGGCAAGTTCGCCGCTAACAGGCTTTTTAAGGGACTAA
- the thiH gene encoding 2-iminoacetate synthase ThiH translates to MEKPDHMKYLAHMQAIDDGLMQKVLNLRQNYDPNAYNEADVLRAIEKKNRNLDDFGALLSVVGAKFLEELARASMSETRAKFGNNISLFTPIYISNYCDNNCVYCGFSKKNQIKRAKLSDDELIAEYEAIKKSGLEELLVLTGESRVDSDVSYIAHACEIAKKYFKVVGVEIYPLNSDEYATLHNSGVDFVTVFQETYNTEKYAKLHLEGNKRIFPYRFNAQERAIMGGMRGVGFAALLGLDDFRKDAFATGAHAYLLQQKYPHAEIAFSVPRLRPIINNNKINPRDVHEKELLQVITAYRLLIPSANITISTRERAGFRDEAIKIATNKISAGVSVGIGGHSQKKGDEQFEIDDARSVAEVCAAIRGAGLAPLMSEYIYL, encoded by the coding sequence ATGGAAAAACCAGATCACATGAAATATCTAGCACACATGCAAGCAATCGATGATGGCTTAATGCAAAAAGTGCTAAATTTAAGGCAAAATTACGACCCAAACGCTTATAATGAAGCCGATGTTTTAAGGGCGATAGAGAAAAAAAATAGAAATTTAGACGATTTTGGCGCACTTCTAAGCGTGGTCGGGGCTAAATTTTTAGAAGAGTTAGCAAGGGCGAGTATGAGTGAAACTAGGGCAAAATTTGGCAATAATATCTCGCTTTTTACGCCGATTTACATTTCAAATTATTGCGATAATAACTGCGTGTATTGCGGATTTAGCAAAAAAAATCAAATTAAAAGAGCCAAGCTTAGCGATGATGAGCTAATAGCCGAATACGAAGCGATAAAAAAGAGCGGACTTGAAGAGCTTTTGGTGCTAACAGGCGAGAGCAGGGTCGATAGCGATGTGAGCTATATCGCCCATGCGTGTGAAATCGCCAAAAAATATTTCAAGGTCGTAGGCGTGGAAATTTATCCACTAAATTCCGATGAATACGCTACCCTGCATAACTCAGGCGTGGATTTTGTAACCGTTTTTCAAGAGACATACAACACGGAAAAATACGCAAAACTGCACTTAGAAGGCAATAAGCGAATTTTCCCGTATCGCTTCAATGCCCAAGAAAGGGCGATAATGGGCGGTATGCGTGGAGTGGGCTTTGCGGCACTTTTAGGTCTTGATGATTTTCGCAAGGACGCCTTTGCTACGGGTGCGCATGCGTATTTGTTGCAACAAAAATACCCGCACGCCGAGATCGCCTTTTCAGTCCCAAGACTTCGACCGATAATAAACAATAACAAAATCAACCCGCGAGATGTCCATGAAAAGGAGCTTTTGCAGGTGATTACGGCATATAGACTTTTAATTCCTAGTGCGAATATTACGATTTCGACGCGCGAAAGGGCTGGTTTTAGAGATGAAGCGATTAAAATCGCCACAAATAAAATTTCAGCAGGAGTTAGTGTCGGTATCGGCGGACACAGCCAAAAAAAGGGCGACGAGCAGTTTGAGATAGATGACGCCAGAAGCGTGGCTGAGGTTTGTGCTGCGATTAGGGGTGCGGGGTTAGCGCCACTGATGAGCGAGTATATTTATTTGTAA
- a CDS encoding thiamine phosphate synthase has product MKITAISNLELCGGKEALKEKISRLCEAGISEIILREKNLSVSEYCALFCEVLQICERFGVRLFLHNFLDLAFELEHKFVWLPLGVLQNFRQNSTRNLSEFEKIVISAHSIDEAELALKLGANALCLSHIFQTDCKANLEPKGLDLIRNVREFWSGEIYALGGINSSNFRSTLDAGADNIAIMSSAMTCENEKEFILNFGK; this is encoded by the coding sequence GTGAAAATCACGGCGATTTCAAATTTAGAGCTTTGTGGCGGAAAAGAGGCGTTGAAAGAGAAAATTTCACGCCTTTGCGAAGCCGGGATTAGCGAAATAATCTTGCGTGAGAAAAATTTGAGTGTGAGCGAATACTGCGCGCTTTTTTGCGAAGTTTTGCAAATTTGCGAACGCTTTGGGGTTCGCCTTTTTTTGCATAATTTTTTGGATTTAGCTTTTGAATTGGAGCATAAATTTGTTTGGCTTCCTTTGGGCGTGTTGCAAAATTTCAGGCAAAATTCCACGCGAAATTTAAGCGAATTTGAAAAAATAGTAATCTCAGCTCACAGCATAGACGAAGCGGAACTTGCCCTAAAATTGGGCGCAAACGCACTTTGTTTGAGCCATATTTTTCAGACAGATTGCAAAGCAAATTTAGAGCCAAAGGGGCTAGATTTGATTCGCAATGTGCGTGAATTTTGGAGTGGCGAAATTTACGCCCTTGGCGGGATAAATTCTAGTAATTTTCGCTCCACACTAGACGCAGGAGCCGATAATATCGCCATAATGAGCTCTGCCATGACATGCGAAAACGAAAAAGAATTTATTTTAAATTTTGGAAAATAA
- a CDS encoding IS1595 family transposase: MATNKAELEIIKQLFQNLNADDKKLFLKSIKEKEQISEKLNFTRDLTNCPHCHSKHFKKNGTKNGKQRYICLDCHKTFANTNNTILYGVKKDLSVWQKYIHCMIEKYSLRKTAEICGISLPTAFAWRHKILDTLQEMMNEVKLDGIVEADETFMAISFKGNHKNFKLPRLAKQRGTANTKRGLSKELVCIPCVINLNKKSIAKISNLGKPNLVALQKVLNGKIQKDSVFVTDSLRSYLKLSNDMELNHIRIPRNKHTNGSFNIQMINSYHSILKAMLIYTFKGVSTKYLNNYLVYHNFVNFAKETRNDKEQILFKHITSANCISKSINVANRPAMPLLVA; the protein is encoded by the coding sequence ATGGCTACTAATAAGGCAGAGCTTGAAATTATAAAACAATTATTTCAAAATTTAAATGCTGATGATAAAAAACTTTTTTTAAAATCCATAAAAGAAAAAGAGCAAATTAGTGAAAAGTTAAATTTTACAAGAGATTTAACGAATTGCCCACATTGCCATAGCAAACATTTTAAAAAAAATGGCACAAAAAATGGCAAACAACGCTATATTTGCCTTGATTGTCATAAAACATTTGCAAACACAAATAATACTATTCTTTATGGCGTAAAAAAGGATTTGTCTGTTTGGCAAAAATATATCCATTGTATGATAGAAAAATACTCTTTGCGAAAAACTGCTGAAATTTGTGGTATTTCGCTCCCTACTGCTTTTGCTTGGCGACACAAAATTTTAGATACTTTGCAAGAAATGATGAACGAAGTAAAGCTTGATGGCATCGTAGAAGCCGATGAAACATTTATGGCTATCTCATTTAAAGGGAATCACAAAAATTTTAAATTACCACGCTTGGCTAAACAAAGAGGCACAGCAAACACTAAGCGTGGATTATCAAAAGAGTTAGTTTGCATACCTTGTGTCATAAATTTAAACAAAAAATCTATTGCAAAAATATCAAATTTAGGCAAACCAAATTTAGTGGCATTACAAAAAGTTTTAAACGGCAAAATTCAAAAAGATAGCGTGTTTGTAACAGATAGTTTAAGAAGCTATTTAAAGCTATCAAATGATATGGAATTAAACCACATAAGAATACCAAGAAACAAACACACCAATGGCTCTTTTAATATTCAGATGATTAATTCATATCACAGCATTTTAAAAGCAATGTTAATCTATACTTTCAAGGGCGTATCTACGAAATATCTAAACAATTATCTTGTCTATCATAATTTCGTAAATTTCGCCAAAGAAACTAGAAACGATAAAGAGCAAATTTTGTTTAAACACATAACGAGTGCTAATTGTATTAGCAAAAGCATAAATGTGGCAAATAGACCTGCTATGCCACTTTTGGTAGCATAA
- a CDS encoding DNA cytosine methyltransferase, giving the protein MAKQQLKIGSFFAGVGGIDLGFEKSGFKVVYANEIDPYPVQTYNLNFNIPADNRDICEIAAKEIPDFDILVGGFPCQAFSVAGYREGFDDKKGRGTLFFEIVRIIEEKKALGKQPSIVFLENVKNLKTHDNGNTFKVINETLQELGYIVKSAVLNACEYGNIPQNRERIYIVGFLNKKIADKFDFSNIKKEDLKTKITDLISQDKLDDNLYYTATKFKQFGELKQSMKSKETLYQWRRQYVRENKNNLCPTLTANMGTGGHNVPLVLTDNGIRKLTPKECFLFQGFPSDFKLPVMATSRLYKQAGNSVVVPVISKIASEIKKAIS; this is encoded by the coding sequence ATGGCAAAACAACAATTAAAAATAGGCTCTTTCTTCGCAGGTGTTGGTGGTATTGATTTAGGTTTTGAAAAGTCAGGTTTTAAAGTAGTTTATGCAAACGAAATCGACCCTTATCCTGTGCAAACATACAACCTAAATTTCAATATTCCTGCTGATAATAGAGATATTTGCGAAATAGCAGCAAAAGAGATACCTGATTTTGATATTTTAGTCGGAGGATTTCCTTGCCAAGCATTTAGTGTGGCAGGATATAGAGAGGGTTTTGATGATAAAAAAGGTCGAGGAACTCTATTTTTTGAAATAGTTAGAATTATAGAAGAAAAAAAGGCACTAGGCAAACAGCCTAGCATTGTCTTTTTAGAAAATGTCAAAAATCTAAAAACGCACGATAATGGCAACACATTTAAAGTAATCAATGAAACCTTACAAGAATTAGGATACATAGTAAAATCAGCTGTTCTAAATGCTTGCGAATATGGCAATATTCCACAAAATAGAGAGAGAATTTACATTGTTGGTTTTTTGAATAAAAAAATAGCCGATAAATTTGATTTTTCAAATATCAAAAAAGAGGATTTAAAGACTAAAATTACTGATTTGATTAGCCAAGATAAATTAGATGACAATCTGTATTATACAGCTACAAAATTTAAACAATTTGGTGAGTTAAAACAATCTATGAAATCAAAAGAAACGCTATATCAGTGGCGAAGACAATATGTAAGAGAAAATAAAAACAATCTATGTCCTACACTGACTGCAAATATGGGAACAGGTGGTCATAATGTGCCACTTGTTTTAACAGATAATGGCATTAGAAAACTAACTCCAAAAGAGTGTTTTTTGTTTCAAGGTTTTCCAAGTGATTTTAAACTTCCTGTAATGGCAACTTCAAGACTATATAAACAAGCAGGCAACAGCGTAGTTGTTCCTGTTATCTCAAAAATTGCGAGTGAGATTAAAAAGGCTATTAGCTAA
- a CDS encoding Mur ligase family protein → MSAVISNFIFTLALGFYALTCLQWFSYRPGRVMHHFTKPMWHLYFFIIPVLAQIAAMFCPYYYAALGVVTASYIAVLALWHRGLDKKLVFTDRIKRAFAYIASFAVIVGIAEILIDIKFSTDIKIPAVIALFVGLFFHFRYEKTLFNRFKASALAKLGTMNNLIIVQITASYGKTSIKNFLYDILSPHFVCYKTPRSVNTLAGIVKDINDDLPKNTQVYIAEAGARLPGDIAEITEFLRPQIVVVGEIGAQHLEYFKSVENIRATKLEALNSPRLKHAFVHSSTLCHNSATISTYDIGTKVISSTLDGIKFSLKINDENFRLSAPVLGEFNAQNLSACVMVARFLGVNDVYIHNAVEKVRSVEHRLQKIENGGKIIIDDAFNGNLAGMLASYELCKTYKGNKVIVTPGIVESTKEDNEVLAKKIDEVFDLVIITGELNLKTLKDNINPGKVYVLKDKSKMVEILAKYTKAGDLVLFSNDAPNFI, encoded by the coding sequence ATGTCGGCAGTTATTTCAAATTTTATTTTCACCCTTGCTTTGGGATTTTACGCGCTTACCTGCTTGCAGTGGTTTTCGTATCGCCCGGGGCGCGTAATGCATCATTTCACCAAGCCTATGTGGCATTTGTATTTTTTCATAATCCCAGTTTTGGCTCAAATCGCGGCCATGTTTTGTCCGTATTATTACGCAGCCTTGGGCGTGGTAACGGCTAGTTATATCGCTGTTTTGGCGCTTTGGCACAGGGGGCTGGATAAAAAGCTAGTTTTTACTGATCGCATAAAAAGGGCGTTTGCATACATAGCCTCGTTTGCGGTGATTGTGGGGATTGCGGAAATTTTGATTGATATTAAATTTTCAACCGATATCAAAATTCCAGCCGTTATCGCGCTATTTGTGGGATTGTTTTTTCATTTCAGATACGAAAAGACGCTTTTTAACCGCTTCAAAGCTAGCGCGCTAGCCAAGCTAGGCACGATGAATAACCTAATCATCGTCCAAATTACAGCAAGTTACGGTAAAACGAGTATCAAAAACTTCCTTTATGATATCCTTAGCCCGCACTTCGTCTGCTACAAGACCCCGCGCTCGGTAAATACGCTAGCTGGGATTGTAAAGGACATAAACGATGATTTGCCAAAAAACACTCAGGTCTATATCGCAGAAGCCGGTGCCAGACTGCCCGGCGATATCGCCGAAATCACCGAGTTTTTGCGCCCGCAAATCGTAGTTGTAGGCGAGATTGGCGCGCAACATTTGGAGTATTTCAAAAGCGTAGAAAATATCCGCGCTACCAAGCTTGAAGCGCTAAATTCACCGCGTCTAAAACACGCATTTGTGCATTCTAGCACGCTTTGCCACAACAGCGCCACGATTAGCACCTACGATATCGGCACGAAGGTGATTAGCTCGACACTAGACGGGATTAAATTTAGCCTTAAAATTAATGACGAAAATTTCAGACTTTCTGCGCCGGTGCTGGGCGAGTTTAACGCGCAAAATCTCAGCGCATGTGTCATGGTAGCGAGGTTTTTGGGCGTAAATGATGTCTATATCCACAACGCAGTCGAAAAAGTCCGTAGCGTCGAACACCGCCTCCAAAAGATCGAAAATGGCGGTAAAATCATCATTGATGACGCATTTAACGGCAATCTAGCCGGTATGCTAGCTAGCTACGAGCTATGCAAAACTTACAAAGGAAATAAAGTCATCGTAACGCCCGGAATCGTCGAATCTACCAAGGAAGATAATGAAGTCTTAGCCAAAAAAATCGATGAGGTTTTTGATCTCGTGATAATAACTGGTGAGTTAAATTTAAAAACACTCAAAGACAATATAAATCCCGGCAAGGTCTATGTGCTAAAAGATAAATCGAAAATGGTTGAAATTTTGGCTAAATATACCAAAGCAGGGGATTTGGTGCTGTTTTCTAACGACGCGCCAAATTTCATATAA
- the nusA gene encoding transcription termination factor NusA: MEKITDIIESIANEKGLDPADVGARVKTAFIQTAKRLFGEQFIYDSEVDPVTKKVKLYQKVQVVADNDERAGQDNFIAISEAKKHGDAEIGDELSYDINIENLGRTASQVLAKELNYHIQRLLEEKIFESYKNKIGTLAHGTVTKIDASETTFVEIDDIKAYMPQKNRIKGESFKVGDVVQAVIKNAYIDKNQGIKLELSRTSPKFLEAILRTEVPEIKDGSVIIQACARIPGKRTKIALSSVSPNIDPVGATVGKGGTRIDAVSKFLSKNLSEEDKKAGGESIDAFEYSASPEILISRAMAPAIVNSVKITDENKAIVYINPDQKSKAIGKNGLNIRLASMLSGYEIELIETGTSSEKVSNEEGLKNLEALFGGL, from the coding sequence ATGGAAAAAATCACAGACATAATCGAGTCTATCGCAAACGAAAAAGGACTTGATCCCGCAGATGTGGGCGCACGGGTCAAAACAGCCTTTATCCAAACCGCAAAAAGGCTATTTGGCGAGCAGTTTATCTACGACAGCGAGGTAGATCCCGTTACTAAAAAGGTCAAACTCTACCAAAAAGTCCAGGTCGTAGCCGATAATGACGAGCGCGCAGGACAGGATAATTTCATCGCAATTAGCGAAGCCAAAAAGCATGGGGACGCTGAGATTGGCGACGAGCTAAGCTATGATATAAATATCGAAAATCTCGGCCGCACAGCTTCGCAGGTTTTGGCAAAAGAGCTAAATTACCATATCCAACGCCTACTCGAAGAGAAAATTTTCGAAAGCTATAAAAACAAAATCGGCACCCTAGCCCACGGCACCGTCACCAAAATCGACGCTAGCGAAACGACATTTGTCGAAATCGACGATATCAAAGCCTACATGCCACAAAAAAACCGCATAAAAGGCGAGAGTTTCAAAGTGGGCGATGTCGTCCAAGCCGTCATCAAAAACGCCTATATCGACAAAAATCAAGGCATAAAATTAGAGCTTTCGCGCACAAGCCCTAAATTTTTAGAAGCAATTTTACGCACAGAAGTCCCTGAAATCAAAGACGGAAGCGTCATAATCCAAGCATGCGCTAGGATTCCGGGCAAACGCACGAAAATAGCCCTTAGCTCTGTCTCTCCAAATATCGATCCAGTGGGCGCAACCGTGGGTAAAGGTGGCACTAGAATCGACGCTGTGAGTAAGTTTTTGAGCAAAAATTTAAGCGAAGAGGACAAAAAAGCTGGCGGAGAGAGCATAGACGCGTTTGAATACTCTGCCTCGCCTGAAATTTTAATCTCACGCGCAATGGCGCCTGCGATTGTAAATTCGGTCAAAATCACAGATGAAAACAAAGCAATCGTCTATATCAACCCTGACCAAAAATCCAAAGCTATCGGCAAAAACGGCCTAAATATCCGTCTAGCCTCAATGCTAAGCGGTTATGAAATCGAGCTAATCGAAACAGGCACATCAAGCGAAAAAGTATCAAACGAAGAGGGATTAAAAAATCTCGAAGCACTCTTTGGCGGTCTGTGA
- a CDS encoding HP0268 family nuclease, which yields MQVKLARTSLEAKPKSAKVEDLEAQIAKSGQKIFYLDRENSHKDIIALIEFFEKKGFSVYQRSVYYGLNENEYMYEVHIV from the coding sequence ATGCAAGTAAAACTCGCTAGAACTAGCCTAGAAGCGAAGCCAAAGAGTGCAAAAGTCGAAGATTTGGAAGCTCAAATCGCAAAAAGTGGTCAAAAAATTTTCTATTTAGATAGAGAAAATTCGCATAAAGATATCATTGCGTTGATAGAATTTTTCGAAAAAAAGGGATTTTCGGTCTATCAAAGAAGCGTGTATTATGGTCTAAATGAAAACGAATATATGTATGAGGTGCATATAGTTTGA